The following proteins are co-located in the Leptospira weilii genome:
- a CDS encoding leucine-rich repeat domain-containing protein, with protein sequence MNFRLTMICLQKTTICLFILICFICELQAEEVEQGTYTDLTKALQNPSKVRVLNLSGQELATLPKEIGQLQNLQELYLQWNQLIAIPKEIGQLQNLQTLDLRDNQLVTFPKEMVELQKLEMLDLSENRLIILPAEIGLLQSLQSLSLYKNKLTTLPKEIGQLQNLQELWSPGNRLTTLPKEIGQLKNLQTLNLANNRLTALPKEIGQLQNLQTLDLRDNQLIILPKEIGQLQNLQTLNLVNNRLTTFPKEIGQLQNLQTLNLVNNRLTTFPKEIGQLQNLRDLELLINPLSLKERKRIQKLFPNSNLDLREVAKDGVYHNLNLAQEEPLQVLELSIAYKSFSQLFPKEILKFRNLQSLYLYDCGFPTVPKEIGRLKNLKYLLLGLNGLHNLPSTIGQLRNLRGLNLEANLLESLPKEIARLRNLHTLRLHQNKLKTFPKEILQLGKLQKLDLSANELKILPEKLERLQNLQELDLSHNQLTILPKEIAKLQNLQELHLNGNQLTTLPSEIGFLKKLKILRLYQNEFSSEEKERIQKLLPKCKIDFEKK encoded by the coding sequence ATGAACTTTCGTTTAACAATGATTTGCTTACAAAAAACAACAATCTGTCTTTTCATTCTAATCTGTTTCATTTGTGAGCTACAAGCAGAGGAAGTTGAACAAGGAACTTACACTGACTTAACGAAAGCGCTCCAAAATCCATCGAAGGTTCGAGTTTTGAATTTGAGTGGACAAGAGCTCGCGACGCTTCCGAAAGAAATCGGGCAACTGCAGAATTTACAAGAGTTGTATTTACAATGGAACCAACTTATAGCTATTCCAAAGGAAATCGGACAACTACAGAATTTACAGACGTTAGATTTACGTGATAACCAACTCGTAACGTTTCCTAAAGAAATGGTAGAGCTACAGAAGTTAGAAATGTTGGATTTGTCTGAGAATCGTCTCATAATACTTCCTGCTGAAATAGGGCTGCTACAGAGTTTACAATCGTTGAGTTTGTATAAAAACAAACTTACTACACTTCCGAAAGAAATCGGGCAATTACAGAATTTACAAGAGTTATGGTCGCCTGGGAACCGTCTCACAACACTTCCGAAAGAAATCGGACAACTGAAGAATTTACAGACGTTGAATTTGGCGAATAACCGACTCACGGCACTTCCTAAGGAAATTGGTCAATTGCAGAATTTACAGACGTTAGATTTACGTGATAACCAACTCATAATTCTTCCAAAGGAAATCGGACAACTACAGAATTTACAAACATTGAATTTGGTGAATAACCGACTCACAACATTTCCCAAGGAAATCGGACAACTACAGAATTTACAAACATTGAATTTGGTGAATAACCGACTCACAACATTTCCTAAGGAAATCGGACAACTACAGAATCTGCGAGATTTGGAATTGCTAATAAATCCTCTTTCATTAAAAGAAAGAAAAAGAATTCAAAAGTTATTTCCCAATAGTAATCTTGATTTGAGAGAAGTAGCGAAGGACGGTGTTTATCACAATTTAAATCTCGCTCAGGAGGAACCTTTACAAGTTCTTGAATTAAGCATTGCATACAAAAGCTTTTCTCAGTTGTTTCCAAAAGAAATTTTGAAATTCCGGAATTTACAGAGTTTGTATTTATACGACTGCGGATTTCCAACTGTCCCCAAAGAAATCGGCCGACTTAAAAATCTAAAGTATTTACTTTTAGGTTTGAACGGTCTTCACAACCTTCCTTCAACAATCGGACAACTTAGGAATTTAAGAGGTTTGAACTTGGAAGCGAACTTATTGGAAAGTCTTCCGAAAGAAATTGCCCGGCTACGGAATTTACATACGTTAAGGCTGCATCAAAACAAATTGAAAACGTTTCCGAAAGAAATCTTACAACTAGGTAAGTTACAAAAATTGGATTTAAGTGCTAACGAATTAAAAATACTTCCGGAGAAACTTGAGCGACTTCAAAATTTGCAAGAGTTAGATTTGTCTCACAACCAACTTACGATTCTCCCCAAAGAAATTGCAAAGCTTCAAAATTTACAAGAATTGCATTTAAATGGTAACCAGCTAACGACTCTTCCGAGTGAAATCGGATTCCTAAAAAAATTAAAAATTTTGAGATTATATCAAAATGAATTTTCATCCGAAGAAAAAGAAAGGATTCAAAAATTGCTTCCGAAATGTAAAATTGATTTCGAAAAGAAATAA